In the genome of Sander vitreus isolate 19-12246 chromosome 13, sanVit1, whole genome shotgun sequence, one region contains:
- the c13h5orf15 gene encoding keratinocyte-associated transmembrane protein 2 isoform X2, protein MPEETNPVTIIDSSDNTQQQGAVSNGDPRTDTAGKKPDQNNATGGLADSEPTPASTPEGPSTSAKAPEPSKPVTEEVDAAVSDSKPANTLDPFTLQDTDADLLKTTDQALASPIDLDVYQDEGDDDAAYGNSEDDDNVGAAYEHNVKDQTVSRLQPDGMEVPRYKAADSYNTEDEDSHFFFHLVILAFLVAIVYITYHNKRKIFLLAQSRRWKDGLCSRNTVEYHRLDQNVNEAMPSLKMTRDYIF, encoded by the exons ATGCCTGAGGAAACAAATCCAGTCACCATCATTGATAGCTCTGATAATACACAGCAGCAAGGAGCTGTCAGCAATGGGGATCCAAGAACTGATACGGCTGGAAAGAAACCAGACCAAAATAATGCAACAGGTGGACTTGCGGATTCCGAACCCACCCCAGCTTCTACTCCAGAAGGTCCCAGCACCTCTGCCAAAGCCCCTGAACCATCCAAACCTGTCACAGAAGAGGTAGACGCAGCAGTCTCCGACTCCAAGCCCGCCAACACTCTGGACCCGTTCACACTGCAGGACACTGATGCAGACCTGCTGAAGACCACTGACCAAGCGCTGGCATCTCCGATTGATCTGGATGTTTACCAAGATGAAGGCGACGATGACGCTGCCTACGGGAACAGCGAAGATGATGACAACGTTGGCGCCGCATATGAACACAATGTCAAAGACCAGACTGTGAGCAGGCTGCAACCAGATGGGATGGAGGTGCCCCGTTACAAGGCAGCAGACAGCTACAACACAGAGGATGAGGACTCCCACTTCTTCTTTCATCTGGTCATTCTGGCTTTCCTGGTGGCAATCGTTTACATCACCTATCACAACAAGAGGAAG ATCTTCCTTCTGGCTCAGAGTCGGCGCTGGAAGGACGGTCTGTGTTCCCGCAACACCGTGGAGTATCACCGCCTGGACCAAAACGTCAACGAGGCCATGCCATCCCTCAAGATGACCCGAGACTACATTTTCTGA